A window of the candidate division KSB1 bacterium genome harbors these coding sequences:
- the mfd gene encoding transcription-repair coupling factor, whose product MVAAAVKERLRGSPPYQAGRAKLAAEGRVGFRGVAGSLCAALAVSLAEDEGRPLVYIAVNDEEAAWLREDLGVFLGDRQGVLFFPESESLSRLSVGTSATVNRYRAEALQALSRGEVRALVVSARAMAEKLLLPRRLLRQVLEFHVGEVVDFETLPELLTEMGYLREDLVERPGEFSVRGGILDVYSPHAPLPVRLEFFGDQVESIREFRPEDQRSLRQLNKALIFPPAAASPASTPERAATLLDYLPEKALIVLDEPARIREEMRKAREKSLERLDRGASPSYEDPERIFEMMGLFSVASIYSLYGEEDPVVDLGSRRQETLGGNFRALAEAFDRLRASSANPLILFACESRSHRDRMLTILEEQEIDLRCVHVVELPIQRGFICPQAGLHVLTTHEFYGRERRPLPAKPLVPFSPLRRLRSLNKGDYVVHADYGIGRFEGLQKIRVAGAERECVVLTYEGGDRVYVPLERMDRIEKYSSREGVQPKLSRLGSVEWERLKARAKDRVKEIARELIRINAERKLRPGHAFSPDGPLQHELEASFPYEETPDQAKAIEEVKRDMESPQPMDRLVCGDAGYGKTEVALRAAFKAVADGKQVAILVPTTVLAEQHYETFRTRLEPFPVNVEVLSRFRSPREQRDILRRLAEGKVDIVIGTHRLLSNDVRFKDLGLLIIDEEQHFGVRQKEKLKKLKVTVDVLSMSATPIPRTLHMALVGARDLSVINTPPRDRLPIHTEVLPFNKEVIRKAILREVDRGGQVFFVHNRVRSIQAMVGMLRRLVPEVDFGMAHGEMPERELERVMRDFLDRKFHCLVSTVIIESGLDMPNVNTLIVNRADRFGLAQLYQLRGRVGRSNVKAYAYLLTPPIETLTKEAIERLRALAELTELGSGFQIALRDLEIRGAGNLLGPEQSGFIDALGFEMYCRIIDQAVRELRAEMGQEPVLVPASEIETRVETDVDAFLPEQYVPLADERVEFYRRLIRATDVREVDEIREELEDRFGKLPPPARHLLDYVRIKILGSRLGLSKIELRGSSLVGWYDTDRAATSTEWMTRLRKLLQQNDYPIELVGTDAVGFRIELRNGRSRTEEAVDLLTRMAT is encoded by the coding sequence ATGGTTGCCGCGGCCGTAAAAGAGAGACTCCGTGGATCGCCGCCCTACCAGGCCGGCCGGGCGAAACTTGCGGCGGAGGGTCGCGTCGGATTTCGTGGCGTTGCCGGTTCCCTCTGTGCGGCGCTCGCCGTCTCCCTGGCGGAGGACGAGGGCAGGCCCCTTGTGTACATCGCGGTGAACGACGAGGAGGCTGCCTGGCTCCGCGAGGATCTCGGGGTGTTCCTCGGCGATCGGCAGGGCGTTCTCTTCTTTCCGGAGAGCGAATCCTTATCCCGCCTGTCGGTGGGAACTTCGGCCACGGTGAACCGCTACCGCGCCGAGGCCCTGCAGGCCCTCAGTCGAGGCGAGGTGCGGGCCCTCGTGGTCAGTGCGCGAGCGATGGCCGAAAAGCTTCTCCTGCCCCGACGCCTCCTTCGCCAGGTCCTGGAGTTCCACGTCGGGGAGGTGGTGGACTTCGAGACGTTGCCCGAGCTGCTTACCGAGATGGGCTACCTGCGCGAAGACCTGGTGGAAAGGCCGGGCGAGTTCAGCGTCCGGGGCGGAATTCTCGACGTGTACTCACCCCATGCTCCGCTGCCGGTCCGCCTGGAGTTCTTCGGCGATCAGGTGGAATCGATTCGGGAGTTCCGGCCCGAAGATCAGCGCTCGCTTCGCCAGCTGAATAAGGCTCTGATCTTCCCGCCAGCGGCGGCGAGCCCCGCCTCCACCCCGGAACGTGCCGCCACCCTCCTCGACTACCTCCCGGAAAAGGCGTTGATCGTCCTGGACGAGCCGGCACGGATCCGCGAGGAGATGCGCAAAGCGCGCGAGAAGAGCCTGGAGCGACTGGATCGCGGAGCGTCTCCGAGCTACGAGGACCCGGAGCGCATCTTCGAGATGATGGGCCTATTTTCCGTGGCGTCCATCTACAGCCTCTACGGCGAGGAAGACCCTGTGGTGGACCTCGGCTCCCGGCGCCAGGAGACCCTCGGGGGAAACTTCCGGGCCCTGGCCGAGGCGTTCGATCGGCTCCGCGCTTCATCGGCTAACCCCCTGATCCTCTTCGCCTGCGAAAGCCGCTCCCACCGCGACCGGATGCTGACCATCCTCGAGGAGCAGGAGATCGACCTGCGATGTGTCCACGTCGTGGAGCTACCCATCCAGCGCGGATTTATCTGCCCGCAGGCTGGGCTGCACGTCCTGACGACGCACGAATTTTACGGCCGGGAACGGCGTCCTTTGCCGGCCAAGCCCCTCGTTCCCTTTTCGCCCTTGCGGCGCCTACGTTCCCTGAACAAGGGCGATTATGTAGTGCACGCCGATTACGGGATCGGCCGGTTTGAGGGGCTACAGAAGATCCGCGTCGCTGGGGCGGAGCGCGAGTGCGTTGTGTTGACGTACGAAGGGGGCGACCGGGTCTACGTTCCTCTCGAACGGATGGACCGGATCGAGAAGTACTCCTCCCGGGAGGGGGTACAGCCGAAGCTGAGCCGATTGGGTAGCGTGGAGTGGGAGCGTCTCAAGGCGCGTGCGAAGGACAGGGTCAAGGAGATCGCGCGCGAGCTGATCCGGATCAACGCGGAACGCAAGCTTCGGCCAGGTCACGCCTTTTCACCCGACGGCCCCCTGCAGCACGAGCTCGAGGCATCCTTCCCGTACGAGGAGACGCCCGATCAGGCGAAGGCCATTGAGGAAGTGAAGCGGGACATGGAAAGCCCTCAGCCCATGGACCGCCTGGTGTGTGGCGACGCCGGCTATGGGAAGACCGAAGTGGCTTTGCGCGCCGCCTTCAAAGCCGTCGCCGATGGGAAGCAGGTCGCGATCCTGGTTCCTACGACGGTCCTCGCCGAGCAACACTACGAGACCTTCCGAACCCGCCTGGAGCCGTTTCCGGTGAACGTAGAGGTGCTCTCCCGGTTCCGCTCGCCGCGGGAACAACGAGACATCCTCCGTCGCCTGGCCGAAGGCAAGGTAGACATCGTTATCGGAACGCACCGCCTCCTCTCGAACGATGTGCGCTTCAAGGATCTCGGCCTTCTGATCATCGATGAGGAGCAACATTTCGGCGTTCGCCAAAAGGAGAAGCTGAAGAAACTGAAGGTCACCGTGGACGTGCTCAGCATGTCGGCTACCCCGATCCCCAGGACACTCCACATGGCCCTGGTGGGAGCTCGTGACCTTTCGGTGATCAATACCCCGCCGCGGGACCGTCTGCCCATTCACACCGAGGTGCTCCCGTTCAACAAGGAGGTGATTCGAAAGGCGATCCTCCGAGAGGTGGATCGCGGGGGGCAGGTCTTCTTCGTCCATAACCGTGTGCGGAGCATCCAGGCCATGGTGGGAATGCTGCGCCGGCTGGTCCCGGAAGTCGATTTCGGGATGGCCCACGGCGAGATGCCCGAAAGAGAACTGGAGCGCGTAATGCGGGACTTCCTGGACCGCAAGTTCCATTGCCTGGTCTCCACGGTGATCATTGAGTCCGGTCTGGACATGCCCAACGTCAACACCCTCATTGTCAACCGGGCGGACCGATTCGGTCTGGCGCAGCTCTACCAGCTGCGGGGCCGCGTCGGGCGCTCCAACGTGAAGGCGTACGCTTACCTCCTCACGCCTCCCATCGAAACCCTGACCAAAGAGGCGATTGAGCGGCTCCGGGCTCTTGCGGAGCTTACGGAGCTCGGTTCGGGCTTCCAGATTGCCCTACGAGACCTGGAGATCCGGGGGGCCGGCAATCTCCTTGGCCCTGAGCAAAGCGGCTTCATCGACGCTCTGGGCTTTGAGATGTACTGCCGGATTATCGATCAGGCGGTACGGGAGCTGCGGGCGGAGATGGGCCAGGAGCCGGTCCTCGTGCCGGCAAGTGAGATCGAGACGCGCGTGGAGACCGATGTCGACGCATTCCTTCCGGAGCAATACGTTCCCCTGGCCGACGAGCGAGTGGAATTCTACCGGCGCCTCATCCGCGCGACGGACGTGCGAGAGGTGGACGAGATCCGCGAGGAGCTGGAGGACCGATTCGGGAAACTTCCTCCGCCCGCGCGTCATTTGCTCGACTACGTGAGGATCAAGATATTGGGGTCGAGACTTGGCCTATCCAAGATAGAGTTGCGCGGCTCCAGCCTTGTCGGGTGGTATGACACAGATCGGGCAGCCACCAGTACCGAATGGATGACGCGCCTGAGGAAGCTTCTCCAGCAGAACGATTACCCCATAGAGTTAGTGGGGACCGATGCGGTCGGCTTTCGGATTGAGCTTCGCAATGGCCGCTCGCGCACCGAGGAGGCTGTCGATCTTCTGACCCGTATGGCTACCTGA
- a CDS encoding peptidyl-prolyl cis-trans isomerase, producing the protein MLARVGSATLDLGALRTAWADTLSGDMQRAALRRVVQNWIEDQLLAQEAVRRGLAEDPAIDHELERLRSQLLANVALERLLPDTFRVSEEEIRAYYEANRDAYRRTEDEVRVQQILVSQRFLAQEIYDRASQGEDFAALAKQYSQGPLAERGGDVGFVPVSYLPEKLRRAVVAARPGSLLRPLPLEDGFLVVKVLALAPAGSYRELDEVRPRIEMELKRRKHEEAYRRLIQELSSRTDVWVNEALLGSDTAGQGSTP; encoded by the coding sequence GTGTTGGCCCGTGTGGGGTCAGCTACTCTGGACCTTGGGGCATTGCGCACTGCCTGGGCTGACACCCTCTCTGGGGATATGCAGCGCGCGGCCTTGCGGCGAGTCGTTCAGAACTGGATCGAGGATCAGTTGTTAGCCCAGGAGGCGGTCCGGAGGGGTCTGGCGGAGGACCCGGCGATCGACCACGAGCTCGAGCGGCTGCGAAGTCAGCTGCTGGCCAATGTGGCCCTGGAACGTCTCCTGCCCGACACCTTCCGCGTCTCGGAAGAAGAGATCCGCGCGTACTACGAGGCCAACCGGGACGCCTATCGGCGGACCGAGGATGAGGTGCGGGTGCAACAGATTCTTGTGAGCCAGCGGTTTCTCGCTCAGGAGATCTACGATCGTGCCAGCCAGGGAGAAGATTTCGCCGCGTTGGCCAAGCAATATTCCCAGGGCCCTCTGGCGGAGCGGGGCGGCGATGTCGGGTTCGTGCCGGTCAGTTACCTCCCGGAGAAGTTGCGGCGGGCGGTCGTAGCGGCACGCCCGGGCTCCCTCCTGCGGCCGCTGCCACTTGAGGACGGCTTCCTGGTGGTTAAGGTGCTTGCCTTAGCGCCTGCCGGCTCGTACCGCGAGCTGGACGAGGTGCGCCCGCGCATCGAAATGGAGCTCAAGCGACGGAAGCACGAAGAGGCCTATCGTCGGCTCATCCAGGAGCTGTCCTCTCGCACCGACGTTTGGGTCAATGAGGCTCTGCTCGGATCGGACACCGCCGGGCAGGGAAGCACACCTTAG
- a CDS encoding peptidylprolyl isomerase, whose translation MVWKAWERNLVTAKLATLLCLLLAGSCARRSDPVLATVQGIPIRYSDVLWELQDHGRLRPGETPTRRQIEEITQRLVERKLRYREGMRRGYERDPQVAPYVDAQEKDLAYKLYRQEKVIDKLITERDLWSYYCQQAERVRIRHILVRVAEDAPAAQDEKARNRIEDIRTQILAGASFAEMAARYSDEAQTASQGGDWGFIRRGTGRFDPIFYDVAFSLRPGQLSKPFRTRVGWHLLLCEAHEKPSKADFRAKKQALQEELLRVRAEAIDSAMFALRDQLFRRYGMRFNDEGIALLMDRIRSTAFDSTGKAPQRRQITVSRQLERVRAEDLPIWLCRWDGGSYTIGDLVQDIEQRKEYRRPLLDTEQNLRDWLLRVASIRVLTAEAFRLGYHRRPEVRQELDRRREILVASKFDAVEITGPSVPAGEEELRAFYESHKDQFLEPAKAKVQEIYIRSDRDLAERVADMARKGANFEELARQYNQRTITQGKNGWLGYISEDMYGEVGKVALQLRPGQIAGPIPMGNNFSVIRVVDRKPPYLPSFEEAKAKVRAAYIRAKRQELEAKWSAELRRRYPVVVYSERIARLGREE comes from the coding sequence ATGGTCTGGAAGGCATGGGAACGGAATCTCGTCACAGCCAAGCTTGCGACCCTCCTCTGCCTGCTCCTTGCAGGCAGCTGTGCGCGACGCTCCGACCCGGTTCTGGCCACCGTCCAAGGCATCCCCATACGCTATTCTGACGTGCTCTGGGAACTCCAGGACCATGGGAGACTGCGACCGGGGGAGACTCCGACTCGAAGACAGATCGAGGAGATCACGCAACGTCTTGTGGAACGCAAGCTCAGGTATCGGGAGGGGATGCGAAGGGGCTACGAAAGAGACCCCCAAGTAGCCCCGTACGTGGACGCCCAGGAAAAGGACCTGGCGTATAAGCTGTACCGCCAGGAAAAGGTGATCGACAAGCTCATCACCGAGCGTGACCTCTGGAGTTACTACTGCCAGCAGGCGGAGAGGGTGAGGATCCGCCACATCTTAGTGCGGGTGGCCGAAGATGCGCCGGCTGCGCAGGACGAGAAGGCCCGCAATCGGATCGAAGACATCCGGACCCAAATCCTGGCAGGTGCCAGCTTTGCCGAGATGGCGGCCCGGTACTCCGATGAGGCCCAGACCGCTTCCCAGGGAGGTGACTGGGGCTTCATTCGACGCGGCACCGGCCGCTTCGACCCGATATTCTACGACGTGGCATTCTCCCTGCGGCCCGGCCAACTCTCCAAGCCCTTCCGCACGCGCGTAGGCTGGCATCTCTTGTTGTGCGAGGCCCACGAGAAGCCTTCGAAAGCGGACTTCCGGGCGAAGAAACAGGCTCTCCAGGAGGAACTGCTGCGCGTCCGGGCCGAGGCGATCGACAGCGCCATGTTTGCCCTCCGCGACCAGCTCTTCCGCCGCTACGGGATGCGCTTCAATGACGAGGGGATTGCCCTGTTGATGGACAGGATTCGCAGCACGGCGTTCGATTCGACGGGAAAAGCCCCGCAACGGCGCCAGATCACCGTCTCCCGACAGCTGGAGCGCGTTCGTGCGGAGGACCTTCCGATCTGGCTTTGCCGGTGGGACGGCGGTAGCTACACCATCGGGGACCTCGTTCAGGACATTGAGCAGCGGAAGGAGTACCGGCGTCCCCTTCTGGACACAGAGCAAAACCTGCGAGACTGGCTCCTCCGCGTCGCTTCCATCCGCGTGCTCACGGCGGAAGCCTTCCGGTTGGGCTACCATCGGCGTCCCGAGGTGAGGCAGGAGCTCGATCGGCGGCGTGAGATTCTGGTGGCCTCGAAGTTCGACGCTGTAGAGATCACCGGCCCCTCCGTTCCCGCAGGCGAGGAAGAGCTGCGCGCCTTCTACGAAAGCCACAAGGACCAGTTCCTCGAGCCGGCGAAGGCCAAAGTGCAGGAAATCTACATTCGCAGCGATCGGGACCTCGCTGAGCGCGTAGCCGATATGGCGCGAAAAGGGGCGAATTTTGAGGAGCTGGCCCGGCAGTACAACCAGCGCACGATCACACAGGGGAAAAACGGGTGGCTTGGCTACATCAGCGAGGACATGTACGGCGAGGTCGGGAAAGTGGCGCTGCAACTCCGCCCGGGTCAGATCGCTGGACCGATCCCGATGGGGAACAATTTCTCTGTGATCCGCGTCGTGGATCGCAAGCCACCGTACTTGCCTTCGTTTGAGGAGGCCAAAGCAAAGGTCCGGGCCGCCTACATCCGGGCCAAGCGCCAAGAGCTTGAGGCGAAGTGGAGCGCCGAGCTCCGGCGGCGCTACCCCGTGGTCGTGTACTCCGAGCGGATTGCGCGGCTTGGCAGGGAGGAATAG
- the rsmG gene encoding 16S rRNA (guanine(527)-N(7))-methyltransferase RsmG, with product MKPELRSQVERVRQEHQQLGLAWNDKWWEAYLELFGRWAGRVNLVSGRDRSRWVEKHVLPSLALLKVVEFPLGAQVVDIGSGAGFPGLPLALGRPDCRFFLVEPKRWRALFLQEVVETLALSHVEVIAARAEEPEVQSRLRGRCDLALARAVADLVTEWRWGGPLLRRGGGLLAYKGQSDAEREAAAVRQTMADAAEIRVHPLPGSPGTVIVEIRKGEL from the coding sequence GTGAAACCAGAGCTCCGAAGCCAGGTGGAACGGGTCCGGCAAGAGCACCAGCAATTGGGCCTTGCCTGGAACGACAAGTGGTGGGAGGCTTACCTCGAGCTGTTCGGACGGTGGGCCGGGCGGGTCAATCTCGTCTCCGGGCGTGACCGGTCCCGATGGGTCGAAAAACACGTCCTCCCCTCCCTGGCGCTCCTCAAGGTGGTCGAGTTCCCCTTGGGTGCCCAGGTGGTGGACATCGGCTCGGGAGCCGGGTTTCCCGGCCTGCCCCTGGCTCTTGGACGCCCGGACTGCCGCTTTTTCCTCGTGGAGCCAAAGCGGTGGCGCGCGCTTTTCCTGCAGGAGGTGGTGGAAACCCTGGCCCTCTCCCATGTGGAGGTGATTGCAGCGCGGGCGGAGGAGCCCGAGGTGCAGAGCCGTTTGCGCGGCCGCTGCGATCTTGCCTTGGCTCGGGCCGTGGCCGATCTGGTCACCGAATGGCGGTGGGGTGGCCCGCTCCTGCGGAGGGGCGGTGGCCTGCTTGCCTACAAAGGCCAAAGCGACGCGGAGAGAGAGGCGGCGGCCGTGCGGCAGACGATGGCCGACGCGGCGGAAATCCGTGTGCACCCGCTGCCCGGCTCCCCAGGTACAGTGATTGTGGAGATCCGCAAAGGTGAGCTCTGA
- a CDS encoding peptidylprolyl isomerase yields the protein MFGNGRWSGWHGGLVVFVLFLPLVATAQREQVLDAIAAVVDEEIILQSEVVQGAYLLALQAGLDPARDPVGFERLKRATLDNLIAQKILLVQARAETIKVDEAQVDQLLEQQMKMLVERFGSEDKVAEYFGQPIAKVRRSYREEIYNNLLINGLQQEKFRNLKVTRREVEEFYRTHKDSLPTLKESVSISHILVEIKPGPEADRRAYQRAEEIRSRILKGEDFGSLAKQYSEDPGSAGRGGELGLLSRGDFVPEFEEAAFALQPGQISEVVKTRFGYHVIQCIDKRGDKINVRHILIAVPILPEDERAALQKAEDIRRRIVEGGDSFEEMARQFSDDEETKTKGGYLGWFELDKFAESAQEFRAVAETLRVGEISAPFKTRFGYHIVKMNDRQEARPLSLEKDWDKIEAMALEAKRQRRFEEWVQELRRDIYVEIKER from the coding sequence ATGTTCGGAAACGGTCGATGGTCCGGATGGCATGGCGGGCTCGTAGTGTTCGTGCTGTTCCTTCCGCTTGTGGCGACGGCGCAGCGCGAGCAGGTGCTGGATGCCATCGCCGCAGTTGTTGACGAGGAGATCATCCTTCAGTCGGAGGTGGTTCAAGGCGCCTACCTCCTCGCGCTTCAGGCGGGGCTGGATCCTGCGCGGGATCCTGTGGGATTCGAGCGCCTCAAGCGAGCCACCCTCGATAATCTCATTGCTCAAAAGATCCTCCTTGTCCAGGCTCGGGCCGAGACCATTAAGGTCGACGAAGCCCAGGTGGATCAGCTTCTCGAGCAGCAAATGAAGATGTTGGTCGAGCGCTTCGGTTCCGAGGACAAGGTGGCCGAATACTTCGGTCAGCCCATTGCCAAGGTAAGACGCAGCTACAGGGAGGAGATCTACAACAATCTGCTAATCAACGGATTGCAGCAGGAAAAATTCCGCAATCTGAAGGTGACCCGGCGGGAAGTGGAGGAATTCTACCGCACGCATAAGGACAGCCTGCCGACTTTGAAGGAAAGCGTGAGTATCAGCCACATCTTGGTCGAAATTAAGCCAGGACCCGAGGCCGACCGCAGAGCCTATCAGCGGGCCGAGGAAATCCGCTCCAGGATCCTGAAGGGGGAAGATTTTGGCAGCCTGGCGAAACAATACTCCGAGGATCCGGGTTCAGCGGGGCGCGGCGGCGAGCTGGGCCTGCTCAGCCGCGGCGACTTCGTCCCTGAGTTCGAAGAGGCCGCGTTCGCCCTCCAGCCAGGCCAGATCTCCGAGGTGGTCAAGACCCGTTTCGGCTACCACGTGATCCAATGTATCGACAAGCGAGGGGACAAGATCAACGTCCGCCACATCCTGATCGCAGTTCCAATCCTTCCAGAGGACGAGCGGGCAGCTCTGCAAAAAGCCGAGGACATCCGCCGCCGCATCGTGGAAGGCGGGGACAGTTTCGAGGAAATGGCCAGACAATTCTCCGATGACGAGGAGACCAAGACCAAGGGCGGATATCTGGGCTGGTTCGAACTGGACAAATTCGCCGAGTCGGCCCAGGAGTTCCGAGCGGTGGCGGAAACCCTGCGCGTGGGGGAGATCTCCGCCCCCTTTAAGACCCGATTCGGCTACCACATCGTTAAGATGAACGACCGCCAGGAGGCCCGGCCGCTCTCCTTGGAGAAAGACTGGGATAAGATCGAGGCGATGGCCCTGGAGGCGAAACGGCAGCGCCGCTTCGAGGAGTGGGTCCAGGAGTTGAGGCGAGACATCTACGTGGAGATCAAGGAGCGATAA
- a CDS encoding MarR family transcriptional regulator gives MNEDPIAARIAELVPVLMGAFHDLRPEQAEEEDLTMRQFQALMLVYAHGQLTLGELCTKLRLAPSTGSELVDRLITKGYVNKSGGQQDRRQVLLRLTDEGFRVLQERRRLLTERLSRFLSHFTPEDREQLLASFENLAALILKYVPSGQAPSPHGREKPTP, from the coding sequence GTGAACGAAGATCCTATTGCGGCCAGGATCGCTGAGCTCGTACCGGTCCTCATGGGTGCCTTCCACGATCTCCGCCCGGAACAGGCGGAGGAGGAAGACCTCACCATGCGACAGTTCCAGGCATTAATGCTGGTCTACGCCCATGGCCAGCTGACGCTGGGTGAGCTCTGTACCAAGTTGCGGCTCGCCCCTTCCACAGGCTCAGAGCTGGTGGACCGATTGATCACCAAGGGTTACGTGAACAAATCCGGAGGACAACAGGACAGAAGACAGGTTCTATTGAGGCTGACAGACGAAGGGTTTCGCGTTCTCCAGGAAAGACGCCGGCTGCTCACGGAGAGATTGAGTCGGTTCCTTTCACACTTCACCCCCGAGGATCGGGAACAGCTGCTTGCCTCTTTCGAAAATCTGGCCGCCCTGATCCTCAAGTACGTCCCATCGGGCCAGGCTCCGTCCCCCCATGGAAGAGAAAAGCCCACCCCCTGA
- the murQ gene encoding N-acetylmuramic acid 6-phosphate etherase, with the protein MDNRVRRKDDGVFEELRNLITERRNPDTMNLDSLSTVEILRRINAEDKKVPLAVEKEIPYIAQAVELVVSAFRQGGRLFYIGAGTSGRLGVLDASECPPTYGTDPEMVQGIIAGGYAALVRAQEGAEDSREDGARDLLERGFGPRDVACGIAASRRTPYVVGAIEAARKAGGKTIYITCTPREEMNLEVDVAICPVVGPEVVMGSTRMKAGTATKLVLNMITTTAMVRLGKVYENMMVDLQMNSRKLEERSKRTVMMVTGVDYDTAQRVLIEAGGHVKTALVMLLAGVDPERARMALEAAGGFVREAIERAKKEMLQV; encoded by the coding sequence ATGGACAACCGCGTTAGACGAAAAGACGACGGCGTCTTTGAGGAGCTGCGGAATCTGATCACGGAGCGACGGAACCCCGACACGATGAACCTCGATAGCTTGTCCACGGTGGAGATTCTGCGTCGAATCAACGCCGAGGACAAGAAAGTCCCCCTCGCCGTGGAGAAGGAAATCCCGTATATTGCGCAAGCGGTGGAGCTGGTGGTTTCGGCCTTTCGACAGGGCGGACGCCTGTTCTACATCGGAGCGGGCACCAGCGGACGCCTGGGCGTCCTGGACGCCTCGGAGTGTCCCCCAACCTACGGGACGGATCCCGAGATGGTGCAAGGGATCATCGCAGGGGGCTACGCGGCCCTGGTCCGGGCGCAAGAGGGCGCCGAGGACAGCCGGGAGGACGGGGCACGGGATCTCCTCGAGCGGGGCTTCGGCCCCAGGGACGTTGCCTGCGGGATCGCCGCCAGCCGCCGTACCCCCTACGTCGTCGGCGCCATCGAGGCAGCGCGCAAGGCAGGCGGTAAGACGATCTACATTACGTGCACCCCCAGGGAGGAGATGAACCTCGAGGTGGACGTGGCGATCTGTCCCGTCGTCGGCCCGGAGGTCGTAATGGGCTCGACGAGGATGAAAGCGGGAACGGCTACCAAACTCGTCCTCAACATGATTACCACCACCGCTATGGTCCGGCTCGGCAAGGTCTATGAGAACATGATGGTCGATCTTCAGATGAACTCCCGCAAACTGGAAGAGCGCTCCAAGCGTACGGTGATGATGGTGACTGGCGTGGACTACGATACCGCCCAACGGGTCCTGATCGAAGCGGGCGGTCATGTCAAGACAGCCTTGGTGATGCTTCTGGCGGGCGTGGATCCGGAGCGCGCCCGCATGGCCCTGGAGGCCGCAGGAGGGTTCGTACGAGAGGCCATCGAGCGAGCGAAGAAGGAAATGCTCCAGGTGTAG